Proteins encoded within one genomic window of Granulicella pectinivorans:
- a CDS encoding putative urea ABC transporter substrate-binding protein: MSTSAPLEAEVPSFTVGWSAYAGWNPYFYMQKSGILKKWADKYGIAIKVQRFDYAASLDSFVAKNIDACTMTNMEALDMPAASGVDTTAILMGDYSNGNDAVLTRNGIGFDKIGGKKVMLVQKTVSEYLLERAMVLNGQQSKLSSLRLINTSDSDIAPAFMNNAANEVVVTWKPLVSQILGDQGVHSIFDSSKIPGEILDLLVVQTSVLNRPDGSGEKFAKAMAGAWYETMQRLTSGGPQQAEALKISAGASGDTVDSYREQLKTTALFSTPQAAVEFTTSPTLKQKMELVRQFCFTHGLLGKGIKSVDDVAITYPDSSVQGRKDRVRLRFDVKYMQAAMQGKL, translated from the coding sequence TTGTCGACCTCTGCGCCACTCGAAGCTGAGGTGCCCAGCTTTACCGTGGGCTGGTCCGCATACGCCGGTTGGAATCCCTACTTCTATATGCAGAAGTCGGGCATCCTGAAGAAGTGGGCCGATAAGTACGGGATCGCGATTAAGGTGCAGCGTTTCGACTATGCCGCCTCCCTCGACTCCTTCGTTGCCAAGAACATCGATGCCTGCACGATGACGAATATGGAGGCGCTCGATATGCCGGCGGCCTCCGGCGTGGATACCACCGCGATCCTCATGGGCGACTACTCCAACGGCAACGATGCCGTGCTCACCCGCAACGGTATCGGCTTCGACAAGATCGGCGGCAAGAAGGTGATGCTGGTCCAGAAGACGGTCTCCGAGTACCTGCTGGAACGCGCCATGGTGCTGAATGGCCAGCAGTCCAAGCTTTCCTCGCTGCGGTTGATCAATACCTCCGACTCCGACATTGCGCCTGCGTTCATGAACAATGCTGCGAACGAAGTAGTCGTCACCTGGAAGCCGCTCGTATCGCAGATCCTTGGCGATCAGGGCGTGCATTCCATCTTCGACTCCTCCAAGATTCCCGGTGAGATTCTCGACCTGCTGGTCGTGCAGACCTCCGTACTGAATCGTCCCGATGGCTCGGGCGAGAAGTTCGCCAAGGCCATGGCCGGTGCGTGGTACGAGACCATGCAGCGCTTGACCTCCGGCGGTCCCCAACAGGCTGAAGCGTTGAAGATCAGCGCCGGCGCATCGGGCGATACTGTCGATTCGTACCGCGAACAGTTGAAGACCACTGCCCTGTTCAGCACACCGCAGGCCGCCGTCGAGTTCACGACGAGCCCGACGCTGAAACAGAAGATGGAGTTGGTACGCCAGTTTTGTTTCACGCACGGTCTTCTGGGCAAGGGCATCAAGTCGGTGGACGATGTGGCGATCACGTATCCGGATAGCAGCGTACAGGGCCGCAAAGATCGCGTCCGTCTCCGTTTCGATGTGAAGTATATGCAGGCAGCGATGCAAGGGAAACTCTAA
- a CDS encoding urea amidolyase associated protein UAAP2, producing MNVQGIELIPETMLQISPRRSEDAVFDQVVLAGDSFVHEIERGQYIRIVDLEGNQAVDTLFYNAHNYVDRYSAQDTIRTQGSVYLTTGTKLISTLRHTLLTIVADTCGRHDTLGGACSAESNMVRYDIEKRSMHACRQSFLKGAMQWSAISGHELNKFDLTANINFFMNVPVQPAGKLSFEDGVSDAGKYVELRAEMDTLMIISNCPQLNNPCNAYNPTPVRILIWDEPAS from the coding sequence ATGAACGTTCAAGGAATTGAACTTATACCGGAGACGATGCTCCAAATCAGTCCGCGCCGCTCTGAAGACGCCGTCTTCGACCAGGTGGTCCTGGCCGGAGATTCCTTCGTCCACGAGATTGAGCGCGGGCAATACATCCGCATCGTCGATCTCGAAGGCAACCAGGCTGTCGATACGTTGTTTTACAACGCGCATAACTATGTGGATCGCTACAGCGCGCAGGACACCATTCGCACGCAGGGCAGTGTATACCTCACCACAGGGACGAAACTCATCAGCACGTTGCGCCACACGCTGCTGACCATCGTCGCCGACACCTGCGGACGTCACGATACGCTGGGTGGCGCGTGCTCCGCAGAAAGCAACATGGTTCGTTACGATATCGAAAAGCGCTCGATGCACGCCTGCCGCCAGAGCTTCCTCAAGGGAGCGATGCAGTGGTCAGCGATCAGCGGACACGAACTCAATAAGTTCGACCTCACGGCGAACATCAACTTCTTCATGAATGTGCCTGTCCAGCCGGCGGGTAAACTGAGCTTCGAAGACGGTGTCTCAGACGCTGGCAAATATGTCGAACTCCGTGCCGAGATGGATACGCTCATGATCATCTCCAACTGCCCACAGCTCAACAATCCCTGCAACGCGTATAACCCGACGCCGGTCCGCATCCTCATCTGGGATGAACCCGCGTCCTAG
- a CDS encoding urea amidolyase associated protein UAAP1, translating into MNERILWQETLPGSSTWSHILKRGTALRLTAIDDAPNVGVILLNADNFSERMSLPDALKAQHLARLTAGVALYSDMGRILCSITEDTVGWHDPLGGCSDDAMVAAKYGLSSYQQSRNAWHQSGLDGFLIELAKYGLSARDLMMNINFFSKVEVSDEGAMRFVPNNAQAGDAVELRAEMNTLVILNSCQHPMDPSRDYTQKRVELTLKQVPAPGPDDLTRNSRAENARGFIMTERYFL; encoded by the coding sequence TTGAACGAACGCATTCTCTGGCAGGAGACGCTACCTGGCTCCTCCACCTGGTCCCATATTCTGAAACGCGGTACCGCGCTGCGGCTTACCGCGATCGATGACGCGCCCAACGTGGGCGTGATCCTCTTGAACGCCGATAACTTCTCCGAGAGGATGAGCCTTCCGGACGCACTGAAGGCACAGCACCTGGCGCGTCTCACCGCCGGTGTGGCCCTCTACTCCGACATGGGCCGCATCCTCTGCTCCATCACTGAAGACACCGTGGGCTGGCACGATCCGCTCGGTGGCTGCTCCGACGATGCCATGGTGGCCGCAAAGTATGGCCTCAGCTCCTACCAGCAATCACGCAACGCGTGGCACCAGAGCGGGCTCGACGGCTTTCTCATCGAACTCGCCAAGTACGGCCTCAGTGCACGTGACCTGATGATGAACATCAACTTCTTCAGCAAGGTGGAGGTCTCGGACGAAGGCGCGATGCGCTTTGTCCCCAACAACGCCCAGGCTGGTGATGCGGTGGAGCTGCGCGCGGAGATGAACACGCTCGTCATCCTCAACAGTTGCCAGCATCCCATGGACCCATCCCGCGACTACACGCAGAAACGCGTTGAATTGACGCTCAAGCAGGTACCGGCACCCGGACCGGACGACCTGACTCGCAACTCCCGCGCTGAAAATGCGCGCGGCTTCATCATGACGGAACGTTACTTCCTTTAG
- a CDS encoding ABC transporter ATP-binding protein, protein MALSTAPTVATSIHVDQVSVSYAAGKRERKTILDEIDLDIAAGEFVVVLGETGCGKSTLLRMILGQERPTKGAIHVAGRTVERVGAGCGYVPQKYSLFPDRTVLGNLMMGPETAGYHILGRLRPGFRAFRRQVRDKAYQQLERMGLQRSDGDKYPHQLSGGMQQRVAIAQALMMKPKILLMDEAFSALDPGTRTSLQRMLREIWLETRPTIVFVTHNTAEALFLATRIIVLAKQTTGGRSGAKIALDMRLPDAGMSLKHHGQAFLDLVDHIELCSQGFESAVERIANLEGTAR, encoded by the coding sequence ATGGCGCTTTCAACCGCGCCAACCGTGGCGACCTCGATCCATGTCGACCAGGTCTCTGTCTCCTATGCGGCAGGCAAGAGAGAGCGCAAGACCATTCTCGATGAGATCGACCTTGATATCGCGGCGGGTGAGTTCGTGGTGGTTCTGGGCGAGACGGGCTGCGGCAAGAGCACGCTGCTGCGCATGATCCTGGGGCAGGAGCGTCCCACCAAGGGGGCGATCCACGTCGCCGGTCGTACGGTTGAACGGGTGGGCGCAGGTTGCGGCTACGTCCCTCAGAAGTACTCGCTCTTCCCGGATCGCACCGTGCTCGGCAACCTGATGATGGGTCCGGAGACGGCTGGCTATCACATCCTCGGTCGTCTCCGACCTGGCTTCCGCGCCTTCCGCAGGCAAGTTCGCGATAAGGCGTACCAGCAACTGGAGCGCATGGGGCTGCAGCGCAGCGACGGAGACAAGTATCCGCATCAGCTTTCTGGCGGCATGCAACAGCGCGTCGCCATCGCGCAGGCACTGATGATGAAGCCAAAAATCCTGTTGATGGACGAGGCTTTCAGCGCGCTCGATCCCGGCACGCGCACCAGCCTGCAGAGGATGCTGCGTGAGATCTGGCTGGAGACACGTCCGACCATCGTCTTTGTCACGCACAACACCGCGGAAGCTTTGTTTCTTGCCACACGCATCATCGTACTGGCCAAGCAGACCACCGGCGGCCGCTCCGGAGCGAAGATTGCCCTGGACATGCGGCTGCCGGACGCAGGGATGAGCCTGAAGCATCATGGCCAGGCATTCCTCGATCTCGTTGACCATATCGAACTCTGTTCGCAGGGTTTTGAATCGGCAGTTGAACGGATAGCGAACCTAGAAGGAACCGCGCGATGA
- a CDS encoding ABC transporter permease → MARFSPFDIQARPNRLLGQVLSALLFLICLGLYVHTSQVRHRENAEDRIVPNVQQLRAGVHASVLEPAEEDDYIAPEGASKWERFRHSMIWKDTASSGRRFGISLLLFLPAILLALHIGLYPYFNAGLMRFVLFFDKIVALSLLPILFIAFGIDELSKIALIFIGVAPTLILDVVQMVKAVPQEQVVKSFTLGANNFDVTYRVVLRQILPQIINSLRLNLKPIMLFLFAGEMIAASDGLAYRIAIMRRHMGMDVILPYVLWVALLLFLVDFGLRLLNKRMHPWFQS, encoded by the coding sequence ATGGCTCGATTCTCCCCGTTCGATATCCAGGCACGACCAAACCGTCTGCTCGGGCAGGTGCTCTCGGCGCTGCTCTTCCTGATATGTCTGGGGCTTTATGTCCACACCTCGCAGGTGCGGCATCGCGAGAATGCCGAAGACCGCATCGTTCCCAACGTGCAGCAGTTGCGCGCGGGCGTTCATGCCTCCGTGCTTGAGCCCGCGGAAGAGGACGACTACATCGCTCCGGAAGGCGCGTCGAAGTGGGAGCGCTTCCGTCACTCCATGATCTGGAAGGACACGGCGTCGAGTGGACGACGGTTCGGCATCAGTCTTCTCCTCTTCCTGCCCGCGATTCTGCTGGCGCTGCACATCGGGCTTTACCCGTACTTCAACGCGGGCCTGATGCGCTTCGTGCTCTTCTTCGACAAGATCGTCGCGCTGTCGCTGCTGCCCATCCTCTTCATCGCCTTTGGCATCGATGAGCTCTCCAAGATTGCGCTGATCTTTATCGGCGTAGCTCCCACACTGATCCTCGACGTCGTCCAGATGGTGAAGGCGGTGCCGCAGGAGCAGGTGGTGAAGTCGTTCACGCTGGGCGCCAACAACTTCGACGTGACCTACCGCGTCGTGCTGCGGCAGATTCTGCCGCAGATCATCAACAGCCTCCGTCTGAATCTGAAGCCCATCATGCTCTTCCTGTTCGCGGGCGAGATGATCGCAGCTTCCGATGGTCTGGCTTACCGTATCGCAATCATGCGCAGGCATATGGGGATGGATGTCATCCTGCCCTATGTTCTGTGGGTCGCTCTTCTCCTGTTCCTCGTTGACTTTGGCCTTCGCCTGTTGAATAAGAGGATGCATCCGTGGTTTCAGTCCTAG
- a CDS encoding PSD1 and planctomycete cytochrome C domain-containing protein — protein sequence MKSRWLIGTCTLLALSGGISSITAVYGAENPQQKPKDKVHSATMSAAEMSKYFEDNVQPILAKNCLGCHTDKMKGGLRLDSRDAMLKGGDTGPAIVPGTPDKSLLIEVVKQTGETKMPPPSKGPKLSDADIAKMSEWVKMGAVWSGSATTVADTKTPGRDVAGEEFFENKVRPILSTQCGQCHMAKSSGGLSLTSREALLKGGDDGPAVVPGDPSKSLLLKAVHQVGEVKMPPKGQKLTDIDVAALEQWVKMGAPWPATSASVRAANDDITDEMRNFWSFQPLKVPVIPPASKDAGWARTDIDRLVLAKLETKGLKPGAMADRRTLIRRATLDLTGLPPSEEEVHAFEKDTDPKAYENLIDRLLASPRYGERWGRHWLDVARYSDDDIRGLDPRGRGYMPMDGAYLYRDWVVKAVNADLPYDRFIKMQLAGDLLEKNPTPDDLSATSFLGEGPWIWDQAEPLQGRADERNERIDAVTRGMLGLTVACARCHDHKYDPILAKDYYALGGVFASSTYKEYTLAHESQVNYYKDLFARVDKMDEAIQAYNKTEGEQLAKAIASQSTAYMVAAWRVSGKQKMKVSDVADRDKLDPEQLDRWVKFLARKQSYYPYLHDWQMMIAQGGTEDQAKALAETFQDLILDIELEQKSLEEENEKIKARADIPTRRKKDAKPNEFDTYDEFCPGCRLELKVMTSERANLYSDLFVRALSSDAEGAGEPGLFAYRGWGLRRRLGETEQTYLATLEAQSKKMHKELPDQYPFVHGMADKPKATNIPLNIRGNPANFGPEVPRAFLTVLRTPDKKPYNQGSGRLELANDIIASPIASRVWVNRVWKWHFGTGIVNSADNFGKVGDPPSNPELLDYLAVTFQKNGMSLKKLQREIMLSAVYQQTTKESPEAKEKDPENRLYSHFTLQRLDAEQLRDSLLFVAGDLDTKMGGPAKELGIGNTRRTIYAKVSRYRIDPFLQAFDFPNPTFTAEQRFSTNVPVQRLYFMNNPFVFAQAGKFADRVAAKGDDSARITQAYEYLFGRKPTANELQLGLNFLKSTPEKPGYLVNQEPLTAWKQYARVLFSSNEFEFLN from the coding sequence ATGAAATCACGTTGGCTCATTGGTACATGCACTCTGCTCGCTCTGAGCGGTGGAATCAGCTCCATCACCGCCGTTTATGGCGCCGAGAATCCGCAACAGAAACCGAAAGACAAGGTCCACTCCGCAACCATGTCGGCGGCGGAGATGTCGAAGTACTTCGAGGATAACGTTCAACCCATTCTGGCGAAGAACTGCCTCGGCTGCCACACTGACAAGATGAAGGGTGGGCTTCGACTGGATTCGCGCGATGCGATGCTGAAGGGCGGCGATACCGGTCCGGCCATCGTTCCGGGCACCCCGGATAAGAGCCTTCTGATCGAGGTCGTGAAGCAGACCGGCGAGACCAAGATGCCGCCCCCGTCCAAAGGCCCCAAGCTCTCCGACGCAGACATCGCCAAGATGTCCGAGTGGGTGAAGATGGGCGCGGTCTGGAGCGGTTCCGCCACCACCGTGGCAGACACCAAGACACCCGGCAGGGATGTCGCGGGGGAAGAGTTCTTCGAGAACAAGGTTCGTCCTATCCTCTCCACGCAGTGCGGTCAGTGTCATATGGCCAAGTCCTCCGGTGGTCTCAGCCTCACCTCGCGGGAGGCGTTGCTGAAGGGTGGAGACGACGGCCCCGCCGTGGTTCCCGGCGATCCTTCGAAGAGCCTTCTGCTGAAGGCCGTTCACCAGGTCGGCGAAGTGAAGATGCCGCCCAAGGGACAGAAGCTCACGGACATCGATGTCGCGGCTCTGGAACAATGGGTGAAGATGGGCGCTCCGTGGCCTGCGACCTCTGCCTCGGTGCGTGCAGCGAATGACGATATCACCGACGAGATGCGCAACTTCTGGTCGTTCCAGCCGCTGAAGGTTCCGGTGATTCCGCCCGCCTCAAAAGATGCGGGGTGGGCCAGGACCGACATCGACCGCCTGGTGCTCGCGAAGCTTGAGACCAAGGGCCTGAAGCCCGGGGCCATGGCTGACCGTCGCACGCTCATCCGCCGCGCCACGCTGGACCTGACCGGACTCCCCCCAAGCGAGGAGGAGGTTCATGCTTTCGAAAAGGACACGGATCCGAAGGCGTACGAAAACCTGATCGACCGCCTGCTGGCATCGCCGCGTTACGGTGAGCGCTGGGGTCGCCATTGGCTCGACGTCGCACGCTACTCCGACGACGACATCCGCGGTCTCGATCCGCGCGGCCGTGGCTATATGCCGATGGACGGCGCTTACCTTTACCGCGACTGGGTGGTGAAGGCCGTCAATGCCGATCTGCCCTACGACCGCTTCATTAAGATGCAGCTCGCCGGCGATCTGCTCGAAAAGAATCCGACGCCCGACGATCTCTCCGCGACCTCGTTCCTCGGCGAAGGTCCGTGGATCTGGGATCAGGCCGAGCCGCTGCAAGGCCGTGCCGATGAGCGCAATGAGCGCATCGATGCGGTCACGCGTGGCATGCTTGGACTGACCGTAGCCTGCGCACGCTGCCACGATCACAAGTACGACCCCATCCTGGCCAAGGACTACTACGCGCTGGGTGGCGTCTTCGCCAGCTCCACGTATAAGGAATACACGCTGGCCCACGAAAGCCAGGTGAACTACTACAAGGATCTCTTCGCCAGGGTCGACAAGATGGACGAGGCGATCCAAGCTTACAACAAGACTGAAGGCGAGCAGCTTGCCAAGGCCATCGCCTCGCAGTCAACGGCCTACATGGTTGCGGCGTGGCGCGTCTCCGGGAAGCAGAAGATGAAGGTCTCGGATGTAGCCGACCGCGACAAGCTGGATCCTGAGCAGCTCGACCGCTGGGTCAAGTTCCTCGCACGCAAGCAGTCCTACTACCCCTACCTGCACGATTGGCAGATGATGATCGCGCAGGGCGGCACGGAGGACCAGGCGAAGGCGCTGGCGGAAACCTTCCAAGACCTCATTCTCGACATCGAGTTGGAACAGAAGTCGCTCGAGGAAGAGAACGAGAAGATCAAGGCGCGGGCCGACATCCCCACGCGGCGCAAGAAGGATGCCAAGCCCAACGAGTTCGACACCTACGACGAGTTCTGCCCGGGCTGCAGGCTGGAACTCAAGGTCATGACCTCCGAGCGTGCGAATCTGTACAGCGATCTGTTCGTGCGCGCACTGTCTTCGGATGCGGAAGGCGCCGGAGAACCCGGACTTTTTGCGTACCGCGGGTGGGGCCTGCGCCGTCGCCTTGGCGAGACCGAGCAGACCTACCTCGCGACGCTTGAAGCCCAGTCGAAGAAGATGCACAAGGAGCTGCCGGATCAGTATCCGTTCGTGCACGGCATGGCGGACAAGCCGAAGGCAACCAACATCCCTCTGAACATTCGGGGCAACCCGGCGAACTTCGGCCCTGAGGTCCCGCGTGCCTTCCTTACGGTTCTCCGCACGCCGGACAAGAAGCCGTACAACCAGGGCAGCGGCCGGCTGGAGCTTGCGAACGACATCATCGCCAGCCCCATCGCCTCGCGCGTCTGGGTCAACCGCGTGTGGAAGTGGCACTTCGGCACAGGCATCGTCAACTCGGCGGATAACTTCGGCAAGGTCGGCGATCCGCCGTCCAACCCAGAATTGCTGGACTATCTCGCGGTGACGTTCCAGAAGAACGGTATGTCGCTGAAGAAGCTGCAGCGCGAGATCATGCTCTCGGCCGTCTACCAGCAGACCACGAAGGAGAGCCCCGAGGCTAAGGAGAAGGATCCGGAAAATCGCCTCTACTCGCACTTCACCCTGCAGCGTCTGGATGCGGAGCAGCTTCGCGATTCCCTGCTCTTCGTCGCCGGCGATCTGGATACGAAGATGGGCGGTCCTGCAAAGGAACTCGGCATCGGCAACACCCGGCGTACGATCTACGCCAAGGTGAGCCGCTACCGCATCGATCCGTTCCTTCAGGCATTCGACTTTCCCAACCCGACCTTCACCGCGGAGCAACGCTTCTCCACCAACGTTCCGGTGCAGCGGCTCTACTTCATGAACAATCCGTTCGTCTTCGCACAGGCGGGCAAGTTCGCCGACCGCGTCGCCGCCAAGGGAGACGATTCCGCCCGGATCACGCAGGCATACGAGTATCTCTTCGGTCGCAAGCCCACAGCGAATGAGCTGCAGCTCGGGCTCAACTTCCTGAAGTCCACTCCCGAGAAGCCAGGCTATCTGGTCAATCAGGAGCCCCTCACCGCATGGAAACAATACGCACGGGTGTTGTTCAGCTCAAACGAGTTCGAGTTCCTCAACTAA